The following nucleotide sequence is from Cucumis melo cultivar AY chromosome 1, USDA_Cmelo_AY_1.0, whole genome shotgun sequence.
ttctattttggtccttaaatttttaataaagaactTAAGTTTTGAAGAAAAAGGTAAAACTAGGAAGGGAACATGAGAAAGTTGAGTTTTGACCacaaagttatatatatataatataaaccACTTGACATTTCGACTCTATATTTTCCCTTGTGATTCTCATGTTTTGAGGAAGAGTCAGaaacaaaaattgtttttttcatGTCCTCTATTGACGCTAAGTATCGTATCATGGTCTTGACTACTTGTGAATTTGTTTGAATTCATCGATTGCTTGTAGAAATGGgtgtcactacaagaaatcgaggcTTTCCCGATGCCAAAAAGGACGTCGGCACAAAGAACGTCAGGAATTAAGGGTATTCCCAACATCGGACAGATGAGTCGTGAAAGCCGCATTGGAGAAAACCCTATTTCCAAAGCCACACACAATGCGTCGGGAGTGACGTCGGGAAAAAAGGTATTCCCGATGCGTGCTTGACGCATCGACCAAAAGGCGCTGAAAATAAgaccaaattaaatttaaaatacaccttattcccgacgccatgcATAGTGCATCGAAAACGGTGTCGGGAATAAGGGGTTTTTCCGACGCACTATTgcgcgtcgggaaaaccttttaATGAGCATCAGGAATACCCTTATTTCTGACGCCGTAAAGGGGATCTCCCGACGTTTTCGTGCTGCATCGGGAGATCCCCTTTATAAGTGTTTCAATTCTGTTTTACATAGAATTGAaaacgaaagggaaagggagaagagagaaacaaagattTATTGTCGTCCGTTCCGTCGTCGTAGCCGACCCTCGCCGCCGTCTGTCGCCGTTCCGCCGCCATCTGCCAccttaggtaagtttaaatataaagtttgtttagtttaaatataagttttagggtttttttttaaaaaaattgctttaggattttgttttggaatagatttttgtttgttaaatgtacttttgtatagaatgtgtgcaatttgttgttgaattgaaatttaaagggtttaggatttaggatttaggatttatagttaaattgaaaattgaatgggggcgggggtttgcaatgatagtatattgtgaacatatggatatatgtactaaacttagttacttttATATCATTATAGGACCGAAGATGTAGAATGACGCGTATGCgcctcgttgggagactttttgttatgtttgcgtttttttgtattatgagaactacattttttgtattaaacttactaatattttttgaacttattcgcattattaattttaatttttttaatttgtgtttgtatttcttaatttattaatttatattgaatttgttttaatttaatccaaaacgtcgggaaaaatatttgagcaatccgaatgtcgttgtgaatgtttgagcaaaatatcttagggaaaaaaattagaaattacatattttaaaaaaatatataaaaagaaattccCGACGCACAAAAGACGTCGGAaaaaaaaacgtcggaagaGGCATTCCTGACGCAGCGTCATGCTTCGGCATAAGGTCCGTCAGGAGAGGAACTCCTGACACCACTTTGGCCGACGCATGTCACGGCGTCGGGAGAGGCATTCTCGACGTCAGAATGCCTCTCTCGACTCATTTCTCCCGACGTTATTTCCGACGCGGTGAAAAACGTCGACATATCCTTTCCAGATGCTTTTTCACTTTTTCCGACGTTATTGTGCGTCAGGAAtaccccgtctcttgtagtgtgtTTATCTTTGTTATCCTACTCCATTCTATTGCGTAAGTCATTGTACTTTTCATATAGCATAAAAGCAAATTGAAATTGATTGTCATGTCACTTAATTGTCATCATCTTCAACTTGACACTATTTCATTGTCATTTGTTTCTTCTTCCTTGCAAATTGTTGATATGTTTAATAAGGCACACTCCATTTTCACACTTTCACTTTTTGTTTGACATACTCTCTATGCTTATCTTGTAGCATCGTCAGTTTGAGAAAGAGTTTTTCATATGACCATTGTGTTCTTCATTGTATCTACTCATTGCTCACCTTGTCCTATTGCAAAGTTCTAATTCATCAATTGTTTGCAAATCTgaagattattttagtttaggtGGAGCCTAAATCTTTGCATGCCATAGGAATTATGGTCTTAGGAAACTTCAAGACTTAAGCCTTAAAAATGATTCTCTATATATCTTCGGGGAAGCCTAAGAACTTTTAGCAAAAAAAGTTTTTTGAATCCTAAAGAGAAAAAACTATGTGATAGGGAGTCTCACATTCATCAAGAGGAAGTTGATGGTGAAGACAATAATATTTGCTATACTTGAGGGAGCATAAGTTTATTTGAAAGTGAGTCTAACATCTCGAGAAATCTTAGTTGTTGATTTAGTTAAGCTCTACAAAAGTCACTATATATACAGTGGTTATTACAAATAAGTACTACGTTGTAATTTGCTTAACTTTTGATATTAGTAGATTATCTTTCCTCGACACGCTATCACCCAAACGTAAATGGTATTTCACCAAACTTGGTTACCAACTTTTGTGTTTTCTTTCTTTACTCTTGCTTGTTGGTGATTCATTATCATAGTTATTGTCTGAGCTATAAAATGTGATATTCATGAGTGTGTGACTAGTCTTCTATACAAATTTTCAAAGTTTATTTAGAACCTATTTCAATTTATAACCATTTGGTTTGATGTAACCTTTAATTCCACAAAAATGGCATGTAGGCACAAATTTTACATTATCAACAAATCTAGCATTATGCTCAAAATTAGTCTTAGCATGAAATTgacttttaataaattttggAACATCATGCTTATGCACAAATTTGGGTACAACATGGTAATTATATAGTAATTTAGGTATATCATGCTTAGGCACACCGCATTAAGATTTAACACTGTGTAAAACATTATTAGATGAAGAACTTGATTTAACAAATATTATTTTCCTACTAGAATGGAGTAATACTCTTGTCAACATAACCAACACCTCTTTTTGTCATTCAAAGGTTTTCCCACCTCTATAGTTTGGTCTAATTTTTGTGCACTTATTGCCAATTTCTTAATTGACACTACAAATTTTTTTGGCAATTCCGAAGCATCATTTTACGTGGACAAAAGCGTGTCGTTTATGTCGACTAAACTCTAATTCGTCGACAAAGTTTTAGAAATCCATACgttttttatacatatttatgTCGGTGCAAGCTTTATACATAGAGTGATGCAAACAATGTCGGCCTAAGTTTTAAAACCGAAAAACAGATAcatttttatacatatttatgTCAACGCAAgatttatgtttatgatgaggAAAAACACGTCAGCATAAGTTTTAAATATATACGAAAAGCCCATACATTTTTTACATCTTTGTTGAAGTAAAATATATGCATGactgacattttttttttcttttgtcgataaaaatgaaattttttgtaGTATTTCTTTACCCTCTCTTAAATACAACTTTTACTCTAACATAAGATGAATCTTAACAAGTTCATCCAATTAAAAAGTATTGCGGTCAATAAATTTTATCTTATCTAACATGTCAGACTTATGTTCAACACACACAAAATTTATCGATATCATATTTCTTAACAACATCATTAGCCTTCAATTTTTAAGCATTCATTTTCTTCAACTAATGACTTATTTTCAATAATCAATGCAATTCTAGTCATTTTTCAATTCTAGGTGaggaattaattaattaattataattttttcttctttgacaCTAACTAAACCCATTATTTTCATGAGTGAATTAATTTGGTGTTTTTCTTTCTAAGTGAAGTATATTTAGAACGCATCTTTTCAAACTCATGTTAATTTCATTATAATCATTCACTAATTacatcttcttttcttcttcattttatcGTCATTGGAGTGAGCCATCCATCAAGTCACCAATGAGACTCCCCAACATCTTCTTTCTCCAACCTATAATAGTTTTTTCATTTAGTTTACACATTTTGACATTTTCTTCACATCATTCACTCTATTGTTTGCCATTATTAACCTCAAACCATTAACAATTCTTCTTtcaaactaattttaaaatgattaaacacaatacatttttaaaaatcttCTAATCAGAACAATTTTCAACACTGAGTTGATAAAAAAAGAATGTCAGAATTTTCTTTTGgacaaaataaaatagaattaaattctttttagaaaattCAGCTTTCAAGAAGATAATTTCTATTGAAATCGAACTTTTAAGataacaaattttcaaaattttcttaaaaaacacaaaaatttcaaatttaatataataaaatagtaAAGAACAGTTTTTAAAGTTGGGAGGTACCCTCTCATATACCAATTGTAGGATCAATAGAGAGGTGAATAGGGTTGcttcaaaaaaatataaaaacttttGCAATCAACTTCAATATCGAGGCAATTGAAAccaatgaataaaataaaacacaaaaCAAACTAAATTGCATAAATCAAAAGagtagagaaaaagaaataaacattCTTGGGTATTTTATTGCACAAATTTTCTTAGGGGTGATAATCAAACCAATTTACCGCTCTTTATACGGGTTCAAGAGTCAAGCCACCCCTTCGATTCTTTTTCCGTACCTTAATACAAAATTCAAAGTGAAATATTgaaattcaaaatcaacatTCTTAAAAGTGTAGACAAATAAGTGTAAGCACTCAGACGTAAAACTccttacaaaaataaaattatctcgTAAAAGTATGAAACTTACAAGTTGGATGAACAATTTGATTGGAGAGAAATTTCAATAAGATTGGGGGGCCAACTAATTTTTTGCACACATTATTGGCAGCATCTTTAATTTATATAGCCGTTGGAAAAGAGACATCAACACTGAATAGTCAATTGCAAAACGGTGCGTTTGGTTACTTATTTCcacatttattaattattacttTACTTCACTGTCTATGTTCATTCAGATCCCAGTTGGCGTGAAAACAAGACTATAgctttaaaagagaaaaatatatCATCCAATTCAAACCCATAGCCCATGACAACTAAACTAAAAATATCATATCAACATTCATATTTCATATACTTTATTATTTACTTTAATGATTATGATACAATCATGCATCATACAACTCCATCCATCCATCCCCTTATTCTATTTTCCCATTTTTTTCTTACACTGTTTACATGACAAACAGCATAACATTATACAATATAGCATGTATGTTGATGGAGGAGTTGAGTCGTGATTTATCTATCGTCGTTTCCATTGTCCATCGCCACACTGTTCTGTTGGACAACCTTCTTTAGCAATGTCGTAGATTTGAACTCCAGTATCGTAAACTAGTCCAGGTCTCCAGTCAGCAGGAAGTACGTGTTTAGCCCAAATATATTTGCCATCATATCCAGAAGTAACTACGAACCGTAATTGCAATGGTCCTTTTGGAGCTGGTTTTTTAGTCTCCCACACAGCACCGTAGTTCCTACCCATGTAATCCCAATTCGAGTAACCAACCTATTCATACATTTTGTTTAGTAAAAATACAATATTTGAAAGTGAATttggataaaagaaaaatacttaAAAGTATTATTTGTATTAATGAATCAAACCTGAGCTATATCGATGGCTACTATTTCGGTTTGGCCACCTTGGTTAAGCAATTTAATAGCTAAGTAATTTGGATATTGACTCCATTCTTCTACTCTAACCATCAAGTTTAAGTTATTGTATTCACAAGGAATCCTGCAAAAAATAAGATGGAAAATCAACACCCAAATCATAAAATTTGGATAAGatcacttttttaaaaaagaaaaagaaagcaaTTTGTCAACATCAAAGTGGGTGATTAAGTTAtatcaatcaaaatatggtaggtctaacaaaacaaaacaaaaccccATGATTGAAAAAACTAAACAAATTAACCTCTTGAATTCAACATCCACAACTCCGTAACTCAAAAGCAATCCATCTTTTCCACTCACAGCCATTTCACCAAAAGCTTTCTGACTAAGAACCAATCCTGTATAAGTATTGTCGTTTCGATCCGTTACAATAATTTTCGTCCCTTCTTTACTACAAATCTTCTCGTTCTTGCACCTTACCTGCAAAAAACAGGGCATTGACCCAATCACAAAAAACAGggataatgaaaaaagaaacagagaatTGTTTTGTTCCAAGAATGTTTAATTACTTGAAAACAAGCGCCACAGCCAGCGCCATACTTGTAAAGAGGAGGCATAATGGCGGAGAAGTAGCCATTTGAGAGCTGTAATGTAAGATCGCCATAGCCACAAGCGCCTCTATCTGCAAGAAATGAAACATACCCAATTGATTAATTGTGAAAATTTTATGTGGGTTGGGGTTGGATCAGCCTTTTTAAGTGTAGGGATTGGAATATAGTACATAGACCGGCGGCTTCGTCTTGGTAGAAGGCGGCTTTGGCTTGATGAATACAACGATCACAAGCAGTGGCTGAGGAGAAAAGGGAGAGGAAGAGAAGGAGGAGGAAGAAAGGCATTTTGTTTTTGAGGATTTGGAGTGAGAGGGAAGTAATAGGACAGAGAGGTTTATATAGGGGTGTTTCTGATGGGCCATGGTGGAAAACAGGTGGGCATTTtgtgtaacgcccaacattttcggtttcctttgttattttggaccactaataatattaatcctaagtgtgtttattattggtattaaactaaagtttttatggtttaattatgaagttaggggggtgaaataaattattggcttaacaaataaatggccttggaaagggtcaaaagtggttattggaggagagaggaaagagggttttaaagattcttttattatttttattatttttatttcttttaaaaagaggccttgggactcgtgcgtaaagaggaagaggaaaattttcaaagaaagaaaaagggagaaaaaaaaaaaaaaaaaaaaaattttccttttgaaaccctagccgccgcacgccgccgccgccgccgccgccgcgaacccgagccgccaagcatccttctctgttcagcagcgcagccgagccgcaatcgcgaccgagccgtcgccgagtttccagccgcgccgggagatcgtccaagccgatctgcgcagccgagcgcccgtcggacgccgaagccgagtcgaagccgcctccgtgcgtccgcagccaacccgtcagccagccgaggcgcgccgctccgatccgacgcaagcgcagccgaaacgccagtcgtagccgtcgccgagcgaagccgcggtagccggaccaccagcagccgccgcgccacccgagatccggaagccgaagcctcgcgcgcaaaggtccgaccgaagacccgccccgcgacccgaaccgacgcgcgccaccctccggaaacccgacccgcgcccgcgtgcacccgtgcgtgagccgcgcccgcgtgtgaagccgcgccgcgcgcttttgtgtagccgagccgcgtctccctgttgcaagccgagccgcgtctccccctgttgcaagccgagccgcacgcgaaatccctgtaccgagccgagccgcgtctgcccaagccgagccggtcctgtcttcttccagccgagccgccaggactaaattggctccatccacctatattttggtaagctaattaattattgtggtttttccggtaagactccatgctcggacgttagttaaattaatttggatctaaattatactattttcctcaagggacgtcttggaccaagaaattactgcagcgcgggatttcttcagtaggggctcgagcactgcaacctccttctagggtaagttaaattcaattgagtctcgaaccgttggtcgttggcgacctatttacgaattttgacttattaaacagttaggacttcgtcgcttggaaaacgtactgcctcgcggttaggactcgacaagtagatctccaggtaagagattctactactagtttcatgtttgaagtatgagactgtgtatgccctatgttgcatattgaggatttgacagtatgatgcctgaaataaatgctagtatgatgcaaatgacgatatagttgtgctatagcctgttatgtgtggcaagatctattatggttacgacgaatgacgggacggagagtgtagaaatgatttatgtgacatgttatatgctgatgccatgtgtatgtttactgcaattagggtacctgttagcttgatttctgttagagtcgtacctgcatgggtgtccttcgggatcaccacctattgaggactgtgtggtccgacgggacgccagtctagcatgatatagacatgactcgagtgactcgacggggtcctcgcatcccgactgtcctaggtgtccccgggcaccgaagaccagagttacgttcctacgggagcgcatgattgcacgtgttcgggaacgtgccagagattgggtaccagttatcaggactctaacaggaagttaacaggcacctagtgggactagtagtgggtcccttactgagtatttttatactcattctctccattttatgttttcaggtagaggacggggcaagggcaagggcaagctggcgagcgacccgaagtgagaccgaggagggccatagggactaccgcttccgcttatttcttatttcagattttagcatttgagtttgagtactttttatttttcactatcttttatgtagatagggcccgagtaggatttcagaacgtttttacatttttgcatgactaccttgtttatgtttttataaatgaatttcttgaaccgtatgcttttaataaaatttttagacttaaaccacttgttctatatttagtaatgacttcgattcagcataaggagttgggtcgttacagttggtatcagagcacagtgttttaggttctgtagactgacctacgatgtaagtcatttttgtttggttttacttcaccctatggctatacggtccttcggcactcgccaggtatgtctaaagccttgctaatgttaagattacaattttgcctgaatagtctaagacctagatatagggtgttaagttcttgtggtgagaagtttgttggtgaattttagggagaatgccgccacgtagaggtacacgccgaggaggtggtaggggaggcagaggagccggtcgtggccagccggaggcgccacctgttgcaccggcagtcgacccaaacgcaccggtcacccaggcggatctcgccgcaatggagcagcgttatcaggacatgctgcaagctgctttggcgcctttccttgccgcccagcagaaccaggccgcccctgttcaggccgaggccgcccctgctcaggcccaggccgcccctgttcaggctcaggccgtcgctcctccagcccctgaggaagctcaaccagtaccagttcaactgtcggccgaggcgaaacacttacgggatttcaggaagtataatcccaagacctttgacggatccatggacaaccccacaaaggcccaagtgtggttgacgtccatagagactattttccggtacatgaagt
It contains:
- the LOC103490236 gene encoding expansin-like A2, which translates into the protein MPFFLLLLFLSLFSSATACDRCIHQAKAAFYQDEAAGLYRGACGYGDLTLQLSNGYFSAIMPPLYKYGAGCGACFQVRCKNEKICSKEGTKIIVTDRNDNTYTGLVLSQKAFGEMAVSGKDGLLLSYGVVDVEFKRIPCEYNNLNLMVRVEEWSQYPNYLAIKLLNQGGQTEIVAIDIAQVGYSNWDYMGRNYGAVWETKKPAPKGPLQLRFVVTSGYDGKYIWAKHVLPADWRPGLVYDTGVQIYDIAKEGCPTEQCGDGQWKRR